In Drosophila nasuta strain 15112-1781.00 chromosome 2R, ASM2355853v1, whole genome shotgun sequence, a single genomic region encodes these proteins:
- the LOC132784081 gene encoding uncharacterized protein LOC132784081 isoform X1, with amino-acid sequence MLTRADNCNQPSDNSDSDSNKTGLKHKEATGKGKGKEGLLLQSIDEHYVCDIAMMSIAEGVNQMANKAIDQPPTTATTATTETMLMNQNEDELELDRQEEEQAISELVRSSSANALIEPGSNNSGSMRVVFGILVRLVLPLANGVARGIKGIRDVRVLRVLQNLASSRQALTNLVAFAANTISLNLSSVQAFYIKCSYAAQMQIQIFPLTVSNRLGPLLNLLKLRKSQDGLESLPDQPSTPTTPITLTMPTTPSTPLQGPPIYSSIGSTSSANSNSSCVTLNILAEPPAGTPIRADIILIHGLHGSLVNTWKQGLWQNERHPVEFDRPPRPPVRPPKRPRHSRSAAIHPAPREKRAKFTSCKRTVEKDLAEAGAAWQEAQLQPSLDAQQYNFSASETSEASDDNAEDFAYVCGEPEDIQICEGIEYSFPTFRLRMHDSNRQLQAELESMLQTEGNEGSNTETSAASTPRKQKKPSPNDPNYSKCWPGDWLPLDCPGVRVIAVNYTTDQYLWRPLWKSKEPRSSLIQRSREMAELLIQQRVGHGHPIIYVGHSKGGLFIKQLIVDAWECGRPAMRPLWRSARGCFFYSVPHRGSHLASIKAPLLSRSVELLEIEKNNKYLLDLHRRFAALYHLGHLKIEVFSFVETALTLMSVLYLRIVGVDSADPGFGEVCGIRLDHREICKPRSRDCILYKELVKMIKKVC; translated from the exons ATGCTTACACGAGCCGATAATTGCAACCAGCCGAGTGACAATAGCGACAGTGACAGTAACAAGACAGGGCTTAAGCACAAAGAAGCCACCGggaaaggcaaaggcaaagagGGCCTATTGCTGCAATCAATCGATGAACATTACGTCTGCGACATTGCAATGATGAGCATTGCCGAAGGGGTTAatcaaatggcaaacaaagcCATTGATCagccaccaacaacagcaacaacagcaacgacagaAACAATGCTGATGAATCAGAATGAAGACGAACTGGAATTGGATCGCCAGGAAGAGGAGCAGGCCATCAGCGAGCTGGTGCGCTCATCCAGCGCCAACGCCTTGATAGAACC gggcagcaacaacagcggcagcatgCGTGTTGTATTCGGCATTCTTGTGCGCCTGGTGTTGCCACTGGCCAACGGTGTGGCACGCGGCATCAAGGGCATCCGGGATGTGCGTGTGTTGCGTGTGCTTCAGAATTTGGCCTCCAGTCGCCAGGCCTTGACCAATTTGGTTGCTTTTGCGGCAAATACCATATCGTTGAATCTATCCTCAGTGCAGG CTTTCTATATAAAATGCTCATATGCCgctcaaatgcaaattcaaatctTTCCATTGACAGTTTCCAATCGTCTGGGGCCTTTGCTCAATTTGCTCAAATTGCGCAAATCCCAAGATGGCTTGGAAAGTCTGCCCGACCAACCAAGCACACCGACCACACCCATAACGCTCACAATGCCCACAACGCCAAGCACACCGTTGCAGGGTCCGCCCATCTACAGCAGCATCGGCAGCACTTCATCagccaactccaactccagtTGCGTCACTCTCAACATCCTTGCCGAACCGCCAGCGGGCACACCGATCCGGGCGGACATTATCCTTATACATGGACTGCACGGTTCGTTGGTCAACACCTGGAAGCAGGGACTCTGGCAGAACGAACGACATCCCGTTGAATTTGATCGTCCACCTCGGCCGCCAGTGCGTCCACCCAAGCGTCCGCGTCACTCACGAAGCGCAGCGATTCATCCGGCGCCGCGTGAGAAACGCGCCAAGTTCACGTCTTGCAAGCGTACTGTGGAGAAGGACTTGGCGGAGGCGGGCGCAGCCTGGCAGGAAGCGCAACTTCAACCCTCTTTGGACGCGCAGCAATACAACTTCAGTGCTTCCGAAACATCCGAGGCTTCCGATGACAATGCCGAAGA CTTTGCTTATGTTTGCGGCGAGCCAGAGGACATACAGATCTGTGAGGGCATCGAATACAGTTTCCCCACATTCCGTCTGCGCATGCACGACAGCAATCGACAGCTGCAAGCTGAGCTCGAGTCCATGCTGCAGACTGAAGGCAATGAAGGATCGAATACAGAGACATCAGCTGCTTCGACGCCACGTAAGCAAAAGAAACCATCGCCAAATGATCCCAACTACTCCAAGTGTTGGCCTGGCGACTGGTTGCCACTCGATTGCCCTGGAGTGCGTGTGATTGCCGTCAACTACACAACGGATCAGTATCTCTGGCGTCCGCTGTGGAAGAGCAAAGAGCCACGCTCGAGTCTCATTCAACGCTCACGTGAAATGGCTGAATTGTTGATACAACAACGCGTTGGCCATGGACATCCCATCATCTATGTGGGCCACTCGAAAGGCGGTCTGTTCATAAAGCAGCTGATTGTCGATGCCTGGGAATGCGGGCGGCCAGCGATGCGTCCACTTTGGCGTTCGGCACGCGGCTGTTTCTTCTACTCGGTGCCGCATCGCGGTTCCCACTTGGCCTCCATCAAGGCGCCGCTGCTGTCGCGCTCCGTGGAGCTGCTGGAGATAGAAAAGA acaacaaatatttgcttgaTCTACACCGTCGCTTTGCGGCGCTGTATCACTTGGGTCATCTGAAGATCGAAGTGTTTAGTTTTGTGGAAACGGCGCTGACTTTGATGTCGGTGCTCTATCTGCGCATTGTGGGCGTGGATTCGGCAG ACCCGGGTTTCGGTGAGGTGTGCGGCATTCGGTTGGATCATCGGGAGATCTGCAAGCCGCGAAGTCGAGATTGCATACTCTATAAGGAGCTGGTGAAAATGATCAAGAAGGTGTGCTGA
- the LOC132784081 gene encoding uncharacterized protein LOC132784081 isoform X2 produces MLTRADNCNQPSDNSDSDSNKTGLKHKEATGKGKGKEGLLLQSIDEHYVCDIAMMSIAEGVNQMANKAIDQPPTTATTATTETMLMNQNEDELELDRQEEEQAISELVRSSSANALIEPGSNNSGSMRVVFGILVRLVLPLANGVARGIKGIRDVRVLRVLQNLASSRQALTNLVAFAANTISLNLSSVQVSNRLGPLLNLLKLRKSQDGLESLPDQPSTPTTPITLTMPTTPSTPLQGPPIYSSIGSTSSANSNSSCVTLNILAEPPAGTPIRADIILIHGLHGSLVNTWKQGLWQNERHPVEFDRPPRPPVRPPKRPRHSRSAAIHPAPREKRAKFTSCKRTVEKDLAEAGAAWQEAQLQPSLDAQQYNFSASETSEASDDNAEDFAYVCGEPEDIQICEGIEYSFPTFRLRMHDSNRQLQAELESMLQTEGNEGSNTETSAASTPRKQKKPSPNDPNYSKCWPGDWLPLDCPGVRVIAVNYTTDQYLWRPLWKSKEPRSSLIQRSREMAELLIQQRVGHGHPIIYVGHSKGGLFIKQLIVDAWECGRPAMRPLWRSARGCFFYSVPHRGSHLASIKAPLLSRSVELLEIEKNNKYLLDLHRRFAALYHLGHLKIEVFSFVETALTLMSVLYLRIVGVDSADPGFGEVCGIRLDHREICKPRSRDCILYKELVKMIKKVC; encoded by the exons ATGCTTACACGAGCCGATAATTGCAACCAGCCGAGTGACAATAGCGACAGTGACAGTAACAAGACAGGGCTTAAGCACAAAGAAGCCACCGggaaaggcaaaggcaaagagGGCCTATTGCTGCAATCAATCGATGAACATTACGTCTGCGACATTGCAATGATGAGCATTGCCGAAGGGGTTAatcaaatggcaaacaaagcCATTGATCagccaccaacaacagcaacaacagcaacgacagaAACAATGCTGATGAATCAGAATGAAGACGAACTGGAATTGGATCGCCAGGAAGAGGAGCAGGCCATCAGCGAGCTGGTGCGCTCATCCAGCGCCAACGCCTTGATAGAACC gggcagcaacaacagcggcagcatgCGTGTTGTATTCGGCATTCTTGTGCGCCTGGTGTTGCCACTGGCCAACGGTGTGGCACGCGGCATCAAGGGCATCCGGGATGTGCGTGTGTTGCGTGTGCTTCAGAATTTGGCCTCCAGTCGCCAGGCCTTGACCAATTTGGTTGCTTTTGCGGCAAATACCATATCGTTGAATCTATCCTCAGTGCAGG TTTCCAATCGTCTGGGGCCTTTGCTCAATTTGCTCAAATTGCGCAAATCCCAAGATGGCTTGGAAAGTCTGCCCGACCAACCAAGCACACCGACCACACCCATAACGCTCACAATGCCCACAACGCCAAGCACACCGTTGCAGGGTCCGCCCATCTACAGCAGCATCGGCAGCACTTCATCagccaactccaactccagtTGCGTCACTCTCAACATCCTTGCCGAACCGCCAGCGGGCACACCGATCCGGGCGGACATTATCCTTATACATGGACTGCACGGTTCGTTGGTCAACACCTGGAAGCAGGGACTCTGGCAGAACGAACGACATCCCGTTGAATTTGATCGTCCACCTCGGCCGCCAGTGCGTCCACCCAAGCGTCCGCGTCACTCACGAAGCGCAGCGATTCATCCGGCGCCGCGTGAGAAACGCGCCAAGTTCACGTCTTGCAAGCGTACTGTGGAGAAGGACTTGGCGGAGGCGGGCGCAGCCTGGCAGGAAGCGCAACTTCAACCCTCTTTGGACGCGCAGCAATACAACTTCAGTGCTTCCGAAACATCCGAGGCTTCCGATGACAATGCCGAAGA CTTTGCTTATGTTTGCGGCGAGCCAGAGGACATACAGATCTGTGAGGGCATCGAATACAGTTTCCCCACATTCCGTCTGCGCATGCACGACAGCAATCGACAGCTGCAAGCTGAGCTCGAGTCCATGCTGCAGACTGAAGGCAATGAAGGATCGAATACAGAGACATCAGCTGCTTCGACGCCACGTAAGCAAAAGAAACCATCGCCAAATGATCCCAACTACTCCAAGTGTTGGCCTGGCGACTGGTTGCCACTCGATTGCCCTGGAGTGCGTGTGATTGCCGTCAACTACACAACGGATCAGTATCTCTGGCGTCCGCTGTGGAAGAGCAAAGAGCCACGCTCGAGTCTCATTCAACGCTCACGTGAAATGGCTGAATTGTTGATACAACAACGCGTTGGCCATGGACATCCCATCATCTATGTGGGCCACTCGAAAGGCGGTCTGTTCATAAAGCAGCTGATTGTCGATGCCTGGGAATGCGGGCGGCCAGCGATGCGTCCACTTTGGCGTTCGGCACGCGGCTGTTTCTTCTACTCGGTGCCGCATCGCGGTTCCCACTTGGCCTCCATCAAGGCGCCGCTGCTGTCGCGCTCCGTGGAGCTGCTGGAGATAGAAAAGA acaacaaatatttgcttgaTCTACACCGTCGCTTTGCGGCGCTGTATCACTTGGGTCATCTGAAGATCGAAGTGTTTAGTTTTGTGGAAACGGCGCTGACTTTGATGTCGGTGCTCTATCTGCGCATTGTGGGCGTGGATTCGGCAG ACCCGGGTTTCGGTGAGGTGTGCGGCATTCGGTTGGATCATCGGGAGATCTGCAAGCCGCGAAGTCGAGATTGCATACTCTATAAGGAGCTGGTGAAAATGATCAAGAAGGTGTGCTGA
- the LOC132784080 gene encoding uncharacterized protein LOC132784080: MFLFYNRSIFVIIIIEILLLLLSDDNGQPTLTKLPTTVAAATQPKNSTLQKPYLQILKHNYTRLTITNPHSISFLNCTPVITNYDYYQEGASVYCSWYRNDEAIEHLSIRKNEFFIFANGTLRLPPTERASGVYHCQIEADYTKVISESITVEYPVLKRLIGGPQQSSNISAIEHLPLVLNCPFFSVPAARFSWYFGNESLANDSSAIILSNGTLVLRQLRPEQAGKYKCVAQNRYASRNHRQFVWLVRVEPNADGSLMAAGSETRLLPAFQNATLYVPTGGTLMLQCRAVADYVPIDWWLQHPNNTLTQLRNNSVALEVSDVRMERHEGFYICTTPTDRQTFRVIVTSPPRIVSTLPVEVGYISLSTTLTCRAEGNPAPTLSWYHNGAPLNSSYTRYISGNELHIHSFDPEEEGIYQCFARNVAGEDSVTGEVRFKRQPENPNPLQNIRCYPHSFHTINVTFDSRTMEAMFVVHIVRSNPHQWSSFAPMKLNHTSFVVISTGLPVYRPFALITRFLTPTSEVRSGTIVPQQMILSSLRSPAVVCCTQGLLLRLVHLGNDTFVKWSQAELDNKKYFILQFSVNHTHPHPAQLLDGPLHGTVTPVEEKADEVRRHLTIIRPLNQSAAATVMRNAEYEVLDNEVDDVTLEMEEDIFSLVVDASVTGVLLQHFSRIKMRVLIITSENEFLAQDFRYVQWKIIENGTSDQSNMSFRLITVESRMLAFQFLDSLNDTCVYECHLHIQLPLKKQEPKCKERTIVNSMLLVSGLSANESYNFHFYNCKPQIFYGEMDVKTLPDPPGTISNSRVVKDNGLKLLWEPPVHPNGRVHHYSIEWTLGNVTHEAVVYECRICSYKFPNVSESDKMHVTVRVVGETGVGAPLYFDLMNHRVTTEDRHNSNHEVYSGIAIGSLLSTVCVFGFALFIIFQRRRFKARAQGPTHLTTPTDITFGNLSSASGMPGDSAGGLSGSTLQQDCHEMQTLIPRSRYHIELLPEHTLEYQTSSAAAAPLPNGHSNGPIVRRGEQELELSIAGVHNLSQLPLCANSPERKEEAKAFYIPYRHTPPNAVALQAGNSSGSGNNSNHANHKQHNSSSMNGGGGDGSLELAMPPNSLPLVSTMPGLGGNVSAARRSGSLSSSSASSSSGGNGGGSSSKKQFHTNFTRHSNSNDGICLLAEEESAATLTPTSEHEYACVSLTNGFKLPAELTRNNHYNSNNNNSGSSSNSQQKPIAVQLKDRQQQQQQHQQQQKQHPNASIVPANGPQSVNNVKATRAMAKQSWPAAPSALQRRAQVDPNG, from the exons ttgctgccGCCACACAACCGAAAAACTCAACACTACAGAAGCCATATCTACAGATTTTGAAGCACAACTATACAAGACTGACCATCACCAATCCACACTCAATCAGTTTTCTCAACTGCACTCCCGTGATTACCAACTATGATTACTATCAAG aAGGAGCATCCGTCTACTGCAGCTGGTATCGGAACGATGAGGCCATCGAGCACTTGTCAATACGTAAAAATGAGTTCTTCATTTTTGCGAATGGCACGTTACGTTTGCCACCAACCGAGCGAGCCAGCGGCGTTTATCATTGCCAAATTGAGGCCGATTACACGAAAGTCATATCCGAAAGCATCACCGTCGAGTATCCTG TACTCAAACGTTTAATTGGTGGTccacagcagagcagcaacatcagcgcCATTGAGCATCTGCCCCTTGTGCTAAACTGTCCATTTTTCAGTGTGCCAGCTGCTCGCTTCAGCTGGTACTTTGGCAACGAATCCCTGGCGAATGACAGCAG CGCCATCATCTTATCCAATGGCACTCTTGTGCTGCGACAATTGCGTCCGGAACAGGCTGGCAAATACAA ATGCGTTGCCCAGAACCGATATGCCAGTCGAAATCATCGACAGTTCGTGTGGTTGGTGCGCGTCGAACCAAATGCTGATGGCAGTCTAATGGCAGCTGGCAGCGAGACGCGACTGCTGCCTGCCTTTCAGAATGCCACACTCTATGTGCCCACGGGTGGCACACTGATGCTGCAGTGTCGCGCCGTTGCCGATTATGTGCCCATCGATTGGTGGCTCCAGCACCCAAATAACACACTCACCCAGTTGCGCAACAACAGCGTCGCACTCGAGGTGAGCGATGTGAGGATGGAACGCCACGAGGGCTTTTACATCTGTACGACGCCGACGGACAGACAAACGTTTCGGGTGATTGTGACGAGTCCGCCGCGTATAGTCAGCACATTGCCGGTGGAGGTGGGCTACATTAGCCTGTCGACAACGTTGACCTGCCGTGCCGAGGGCAATCCGGCGCCCACGCTCAGCTGGTATCACAATGGAGCGCCGCTCAATAGTTCCTACACACGCTACATTAGCGGCAATGAGCTGCACATCCACTCGTTCGATCCCGAGGAGGAGGGCATTTATCAGTGCTTTGCGCGTAATGTGGCCGGCGAGGATTCGGTTACCGGAGAGGTGCGTTTCAAGCGACAGCCGGAGAATCCGAATCCCTTGCAGAACATACGCTGTTATCCGCACAGTTTTCACACCATTAACGTGACTTTTGACAGTCGAACCATGGAG GCCATGTTTGTGGTGCACATTGTGCGCAGTAATCCGCATCAATGGAGCTCATTTGCGCCCATGAAACTCAATCACACCTCGTTCGTGGTGATCTCCACCGGGCTGCCTGTCTATCGTCCCTTTGCGCTGATCACACGCTTTCTCACGCCCACCTCGGAGGTGCGCTCGGGCACCATTGTGCCCCAACAGATGATACTCAGTTCGCTGCGTAGTCCGGCTGTTGTCTGCTGCACCCAAGGCT TGCTGCTGCGTCTGGTGCATTTGGGCAACGACACGTTTGTGAAGTGGTCGCAGGCCGAGTTGGACAACAAAAAGTACTTCATACTACAGTTCTCTGTCAATCACACGCATCCACATCCCGCCCAGCTGCTGGACGGACCGCTGCATGGCACTGTCACGCCAGTGGAGGAGAAAGCGGACGAGGTGCGAAGGCATCTAACCATTATACGTCCACTCAATCAGTCGGCGGCTGCCACAGTTATGCGCAATGCTGAATACGAAGTGCTGGACAACGAGGTCGACGATGTCACTCTGGAGATGGAGGAGGACATCTTCAGTTTGGTGGTGGATGCCAGCGTAACGGGTGTGCTGTTGCAGCATTTTAGTCGCATCAAAATGCGTGTTCTCATCATTACCAGCGAGAATGAGTTCCTTGCGCAGGACTTTCGCTACGTACAGTGGAAGATT ATTGAAAATGGCACCTCGGATCAGTCGAATATGTCGTTTCGCTTGATTACTGTCGAGTCGCGTATGCTGGCTTTTCAATTTCTTGACAGCCTGAATGATActtgtgtgtatgagtgtcaTTTGCACATACAGTTGCCGCTGAAGAAACAGGAGCCCAAGTGCAAGGAGCGCACCATTGTCAACTCGATGCTGTTGGTCAGCGGCTTGAGCGCCAATGAGAGCTACAATTTTCACTTTTACAACTGCAAGCCGCAGATTTTCTACGGTGAAATGGATGTCAAAACCCTGCCAGATC CTCCTGGCACCATCAGCAACTCGCGTGTGGTCAAGGACAATGGACTGAAGCTGCTTTGGGAGCCGCCTGTGCATCCCAATGGACGTGTGCATCACTATAGCATCGAGTGGACGTTGGGCAATGTTACACACGAAGCTGTGGTCTATGAATGTCGCATTTGCTCCTACAAA TTTCCCAATGTTTCGGAGTCGGATAAAATGCACGTCACGGTGCGCGTTGTAGGCGAAACGGGAGTTGGCGCACCGCTTTACTTTGATCTGATGAATCATCGCGTTACGACGGAAGATCGACACAACTCGAATCATGAAGTCTACAGCGGCATTGCCATTGGCTCGCTGTTGTCTACAGTCTGTGTGTTTGGCTTTGCGCTCTTCATCATCTTTCAGCGGCGTCGGTTTAAGGCACGCGCTCAAGGTCCCACCCATCTGACCACGCCCACAGACATCACCTTTGGTAATCTAAGCAGCGCCTCTGGCATGCCAGGAGACAGCGCTGGGGGACTCAGTGGCAGCACCTTGCAGCAGGATTGCCACGAGATGCAAACGCTGATACCACGCTCGCGTTATCACATCGAATTGCTGCCCGAGCATACGCTCGAGTATCAGACGAGTTCGGCGGCTGCTGCGCCGTTGCCCAATGGCCACAGCAATGGGCCGATTGTGCGACGCGGCGAACAGGAGCTGGAGCTGAGCATTGCGGGCGTGCATAATCTGTCGCAGTTGCCGTTGTGTGCGAACTCGCCGGAGCGCAAAGAGGAAGCGAAAGCCTTCTATATACCCTATCGTCATACGCCGCCCAATGCTGTCGCCTTGCAGGcgggcaacagcagcggcagcggcaacaactcCAATCACGCCAATCACAAGCAACACAACAGTTCCTCAATgaacggcggcggcggcgatgGCAGCCTGGAGTTGGCCATGCCACCAAATTCGCTGCCTTTGGTCTCCACAATGCCCGGACTGGGTGGCAATGTGTCGGCAGCGCGTCGCAGCGGCAGCCTGAGTagcagcagcgccagcagcagcagtggtgGCAAtggcggtggcagcagcagcaaaaagcaaTTTCATACAAATTTCACACGACACTCGAATTCCAACGATGGCATTTGTTTGCTGGCCGAGGAGGAATCGGCGGCCACTTTGACGCCAACGTCGGAGCATGAGTATGCGTGTGTTAGTCTAACGAATGGTTTCAAGTTGCCCGCCGAACTCACTAGGAATAACcattacaacagcaacaataacaacagcggcagcagcagcaacagtcagCAAAAGCCAATTGCTGTGCAGCTCAAGGatcgtcagcagcagcagcagcaacatcagcagcagcagaagcagcatcCAAATGCATCCATAGTTCCTGCCAACGGGCCACAGTCCGTTAACAATGTTAAGGCGACGAGAGCAATGGCCAAACAAAGTTGGCCAGCAGCGCCATCGGCGTTGCAGCGTCGTGCTCAAGTCGATCCCAATGGCTGA